A portion of the Calliphora vicina chromosome 5, idCalVici1.1, whole genome shotgun sequence genome contains these proteins:
- the Kr gene encoding protein krueppel, with the protein MAISLLQDAQTRTLAAALAGMQQREEVDRSLSLSPPMSANTSTNNAMYPGLQQAAAASAFGMLSPTQLMAANRQAAAAFMAQLPMSTLASTLFPHHPATLFGSWAAGNPAGINLANAAPHSPPASPHSPININTPQANKHSLSMTSPTASTQGELPAKKARKLTVKKDLISPSMEITMSVSDLYNTPGPISPPSSGSSPNSSSHDVSSPANNANKDGSASRDKSFTCKICSRSFGYKHVLQNHERTHTGEKPFECPECHKRFTRDHHLKTHMRLHTGEKPYHCSHCDRQFVQVANLRRHLRVHTGERPYTCEICEGKFSDSNQLKSHMLVHNGEKPFECEKCHMKFRRRHHLMNHKCGVQSPITPALSPAMSNDYSILNCDQKSFYGSEESMEIGKPMLSHSIMNYAGISQMEEDAPLDLSEDGGSQTDESCSQRYRKANDIRRVFRLPPPQIMHVATDMPVQTEPEDLSVRHSPRQDFAHSNPSSAAQSPEPNMLMMHDDLDLDELDDAASMYMRQQQQHHLNVLKHHHQQQQQHME; encoded by the exons ATGGCCATATCTTTGCTACAAGACGCACAAACAAGAA CATTAGCCGCCGCTTTAGCTGGCATGCAACAACGCGAAGAAGTTGATCGTTCTTTGTCTTTATCACCACCCATGTCTGCCAACACCTCCACCAATAACGCCATGTATCCCGGTTTGCAACAAGCTGCTGCCGCCTCAGCCTTTGGCATGCTCTCACCCACACAACTAATGGCTGCCAATCGCCAAGCCGCTGCTGCCTTTATGGCCCAACTACCCATGTCCACATTGGCTTCCACATTATTCCCCCACCATCCAGCAACTTTGTTTGGTTCCTGGGCGGCCGGTAATCCAGCTGGCATTAATTTGGCCAATGCTGCTCCCCACTCACCACCCGCTTCACCACACTCACCCATCAACATCAATACCCCACAAGCCAACAAACACAGCCTCAGCATGACCTCACCCACCGCCTCCACACAAGGTGAATTGCCCGCTAAGAAAGCTCGTAAATTGACAGtgaaaaaagatttaatttCGCCCAGCATGGAAATCACCATGAGTGTCAGCGATCTATACAATACACCCGGTCCCATTTCACCACCCTCCTCGGGCTCTTCACCCAACTCCTCTTCCCATGATGTCTCCAGTCCAGCCAACAATGCCAACAAAGATGGCTCAGCTTCCCGTGACAAAAGTTTCACCTGCAAAATTTGCTCCCGCTCCTTTGGCTACAAACATGTCTTGCAAAATCATGAGCGCACCCATACTGGTGAGAAGCCATTCGAGTGCCCTGAATGCCACAAACGTTTCACCCGTGATCATCATTTGAAGACCCATATGCGCTTGCATACCGGCGAGAAGCCCTATCACTGCTCCCACTGCGATCGCCAGTTTGTGCAAGTGGCCAATCTCAGACGCCACTTGAGAGTGCACACCGGTGAACGTCCCTACACCTGTGAGATTTGCGAAGGCAAATTCAGCGACTCCAACCAATTGAAATCCCATATGTTGGTGCACAATGGCGAAAAGCCTTTCGAATGCGAGAAATGCCACATGAAATTCAGACGTCGCCATCATTTGATGAACCACAAGTGTGGTGTACAATCACCCATTACTCCAGCTCTCTCGCCAGCCATGAGCAATGACTACAGCATCTTGAATTGTGACCAAAAGTCCTTCTACGGCTCTGAGGAGTCCATGGAAATTGGCAAACCTATGCTGAGTCACTCGATCATGAATTATGCCGGCATCTCGCAAATGGAAGAAGATGCTCCTTTGGATCTCTCCGAAGATGGTGGCAGCCAAACTGATGAGTCCTGCTCTCAGCGTTATCGCAAAGCCAACGACATTAGACGTGTTTTCCGTCTACCTCCTCCCCAAATCATGCATGTGGCCACTGATATGCCCGTGCAAACTGAACCTGAGGATTTAAGTGTTCGTCATTCACCCAGACAAGATTTCGCTCACTCCAATCCTTCCTCGGCTGCCCAAAGTCCTGAACCCAACATGTTAATGATGCATGATGATTTGGATTTGGATGAATTAGATGATGCTGCCAGCATGTATATGcgccagcaacaacaacatcactTGAATGTCTTgaaacatcatcatcaacaacaacaacagcacatGGAGTAA